In Phaseolus vulgaris cultivar G19833 chromosome 7, P. vulgaris v2.0, whole genome shotgun sequence, the genomic stretch GATACAAAATGattaacattttcaaaatttgattaattttttggACAAAATAATCCGAATGAATCATGCTGCTTTAGATTTCTATGGGTTTGAAACAAATAAGAAGCCAAATGAAAAAATTAAGGCTGAAGTCGTAAAACATACCTTGAGTTTTCAAAGCTCTTAATTTTGGCGACATGTTGGTTTATTGGTCCTaagaaaaaattgataattaatgCAAAAGCTAACAAAGTTAACTGAACAAACTTGGCTCCCCAAAACCTTGCTATTACAATCTCAATAACCCTAATTATATAACAAAGAATGGGTTGGTATATATCCCTATAATGCTAATGATCAGATTCCTAGCAGCTGGGTTGTTTATTGAAGTTgatacatatttaaatttaatgtgCTTTATAAAGGCTCTATCATTGTTAATTTCAAGGATTTTGGTTAAAGCTTTCTCTCAGATATTGGAATCCTCTAATCTCATCCACAAATAGAGATAATAATTTCTTTGCCAAGTTGTCTGCAAACTTAAGGCTGAAATTGCTGGAGATATCCCTTTTCTAATTATTTGCTTCGCGTAGGTTTTTCCCCATTTTAATCACCTAATTTTGCAAGGTTGCACCATTCTATCTTACAATATATCATGCAGGCtaagatatttttataaatctttTACATATACCCTAGAGGTTAAAAAGTCACAAGACATACGAATATTTGTATCGACCAATCTTTCATAAAAAGAATGTGctaaagttaaaatatattgaCATATTTACATAGAAGATTAACTTAATCATGATACCTATGTTAATTTCAGTTTAAGAtaaaacaatcaaaataaagataagTCATTATGAGaatatttattatatctatATATCAAACACTTACTTTTAACgttaaaaaatcttttaaaagtgTTCGAGAACCAAAATTTAAAtctagaaaaaaatttataaaaaatagaaagaaagtCCTGATTAAAAGAATAAGTTGTTcagtaaaaaattaatgtatcaACCCCTTATTAAAAACATCcttcaaagtttcttttatGTGTCAATCAATTAGATGGGTTATACACTAGCGTGAAATTTATGCACAAAGTAGATAGTTAATACACcctatattattaaatattttctaatcattttaaataatttttaatgagTTTATATTTGaaacacaaaaaatatttataaacagtttttctatttttattttcttaatcaaTGTTTTTAGCACTTGTTGTGTTACAAGTCCTGTTAGGAAATGCGCTTATACATGGAAAAATAGCATTTATAGCATTTGCTACTTGTGAAACTGTGTGTTGTGGTTTCTGATTTGTTCTATGCatgatgtaaaataaaaattatagtgTTTAATTTACCTGCTGATTGACGCATGTTCCATCATCACCAAGAATTGGCAAATCTCAAACTCAAATTAGCTTAATCACTGAAGGCAAGAGTTCTCCAACCTTACAAACAATCTGTTTATTGTCTATTTATTTTGCATGCACATGTAGCTTCAAGAAAGAAAGGCTGAAATATATACTTGTCAACACTTGTCATGGTTAACCACCTATCATCTTTAATCATTTGGTTTATTCCCTTTGAGTTTAAAATATCCCTTGGTCAGTCTCTTCCCCATTGTCGTTATTGCAGGCATTCATGGCCCCTAGTCATGTTCTGTTGTTACGCCTTAGCCAATTGAAAGAGACATGTACAGATAAATTGAGTCACTGTGTATAAACATAAACCTAGCTAGTTTTGAGAAACCAACATCTTTTGCTTGGTTAGGTATATATGAATGGGAACATTCTCAAAGTGGAAAAGAAACAGAAACAATACTACATTGTCACGTTAATTAGTTGTCATTCTGAAATACACTCTGCTACGCCACATCGCCAAGTGTTTGCTCTAATGTCAAGCAGAAGGGATCATTATTTCAATTGGTAATTATTAATTAGTAAGTGTGATTAGCAACAGAAGCAGTGGCACATGAAAATTATCCTCTTACCATCTTCATTAATTAAATAAGTGATTTCTTAGTATCTATAAGGACTGATTTTAAATTGGGGTAGGTAGAATGTGTGTACAAGAATGAGTGATGCATGAAATTAGACGCAAACTTTTGGGGGTGTTGTGCACAAAGATACTCAACCGCTTATGGTGTGCGGGTGCGTGCAGAGTTCAATTTCTGACAAAGGAGTTTTAGGCTTATCTAATTTAATGCACTTGGAATATGTATTCACTCACTTCTCTCATCATGCCAAATTATTGAAGTAAAAATCATTATTATAGGCTACAATACTTaataattgaatttaaattaatatttcacATATTATTTCAAGACCTTCATAAATATATCATTCTTAACtacattttatataaaacataGTTTActcaataaatataataatcaattaaatattttctatacatttatataacattcaattaaaaaaatataccttcaaaattattaaagaaGTTCCCTTTTTCAAAAAAACTTTTCACTGGATTCAAAGAAAATTAAGATGATTTATAAAATGGGGAAGTAGAGTGGCACGGTTTTTGATGAgagtatatttaaaaaaatggtatAAGGAAAGAGTAATAATAATAGAAGAAGAGTAAAACAAAAAACAGCCGCGACAAGGCATTGGGGTCTCTACTCTGCAGTTTGCTCAGTCTAAGTTCTTCACTTGCGAATTCCAAATCCCAAAACCCAAACCCTAGGAGAGAGACACACAGAGACATCGAATGATTGATCGATGGCATCTTCCAAGTTAATGGCTTCTTCCCATTCACGAAAATCAGAATCCTCCTCTCCTTCTCCCACACCTCAATTCACCACCACCAACTTCATCCCCATCTCCGACGCCGCCGTCACCGCCGCCCCCAAGACCGTCGATGACGTATGGAGGGAGATCGTTGCCGGTGACCGCCGCGAATGCAAGGAGGAGGCTCCTGACGACGAGATGATGACTCTCGAAGACTTCCTCGCCAAGGCCGGCGCAGTCAACGATGACGACAACGAAGAAGTTGACTGCGACATCAAGATGCCAATGCCCCTCACGGAGAGGCTCGGCAGCGGCGTCTTCGCCTTCGATCCCCTCCTCGCTGCAACGCCGTTTCAGGACGGAGTGGAAGGCTCCGTCATAGGGTTCGGGAACGGTTTGGAGGTGGTTGAAGGCGGGAGAGGGAAGAGAGCACGTCCCGTTTTGGAGCAGTTGGATAAGGCAGCGCAACAGAGACAGAGGAGAATGATTAAAAACCGAGAATCTGCCGCTAGGTCCCGGGAACGCAAGCAGGTCTCTACAGTGATGTGGATATtgatatatatgtgtgtgtttgtTTCGGTGTATTTGACTTTTCTTTGTTGGTTGTGATGTGAATTTCGttgttcaaggcttaccaagtGGAATTGGAGTCCTTGGCGGTGAAACTAGAGGAGGAAAACGACAAGCTCTTGAAGGAAAAGGTGCTTTGGTTTTCATTGTTTTGAAGTTTTATCCAGGGGATACTTTCAGTTTTCATCAGCCATGCAACTTGTGTTTTGTAATCATTGCAGGAGACAATAAGTTTTGTTGTGTGTTGAACTTGAAAGTTGAAACCCTTCCAGTGCTGACTTTTCGTTTTTCGTTTGATTTGGCTGATCATTGATTGGGTTTTTGGCCTGGTCTTGTTCCCTGACATGGTTTCATTACCTTGCTGTTGGGTGCTATCTATTAATGTTTGGGATTGCATTGATGGACTTTCCTTTCGTAAACACGCTTGCAGGTCATATTTTTCTCTTGCCTCATCATAAATGGGTTCACAGTGTTATTCTCAATTTCTCATTCAGTCACACCTGAAGCCATCCTTGCTTAAGTATAACCTGTCTCGTTTCTTGGCATCTGGTTATGTAGTAAATGTTTCTGAAGCcatgaatattttttagttgGGGTTGTCTGATCATTGAATTAAAATGTCTGAGCGATTGTGCTCCCCATTGCTTTAATACTGTTACAATTCTGATCCAATTGTAATGACTTTTACCCTCTCTCTTATATTGTAGGCAAGTGTCTCACGTTTTTAAGATGGGTATACAAAATGGTGATAGGTTTGATATTGGTAATGAATAAACTTCGGTTAACCTATCACCATTTTTTCGTTGCCATTGTATTTGATGCTCGCCTTGAATTTTTTAGATATGGGATGATTCTTTCTGTCATATTTTGAGAAAGATTGTGGTTATCTTTTATGTATTACTTTTACACCAATATATTCTTACAAAGTGTCGTATTCTTACCACTACTATTATTCATACGGACTGTTATAACAAGTGTGGTAACTTCACTGGTGTTGAGTTGAGAATGCTCGTACAATTTTTGTGTGTGGAAATATCACTGTTTCCCTCATTGATTGCACTGATATTAGTGTTATTCGGCAATGGCAAAGCGTTTTTCCAGTTACACACGAGTCATGACACAGAATTGGGTCTGTGCATAATCTTCAAGCTATAGTGTTGAGTCTGCCCTCTACCAAACAAGAAAGCCATTGTTGGGATGGGAAAATGTCTATTTCTGCCTCAGAATTCAGTCTCTATTTATACCCGAGTCATGAATCATGATCTTCAGATTTTTATTCTCTCAACACATGCTTCCGTTCTTGTTTTCACTGCTAGCACGTTTGAATTTGGAATATGTTCAAGCATTTTGAGTTGCAAACAGCCCACGTTTTGGACTGTATTTCCAAAACAGAGGATGTAACTTGTAAGGGGTTTGAGTGTAGCCTGTAATACAGGTTCTACTTTAGTGTCTCATTTATCGTTGCACATCTGCCTTTGTAGCTTTAGAACTTATTATGTATTTTTGCCCTCTATCTCTTATTGAAGATATTCTTGTGCAGGCCGAGAGGAAAAAAGAGAGGTACAAGCAGGTAATGATTTGTTCTAAAAAGTTAGTTAGCGTAGGATCTTTTTGGTGAAAATACTTTGCATATTGCTCTGAGAATTTTTTTCTCTGTTGATACTCTATCTGAATTGCTTGCTAGTTGTTACTGGCATAATGTTATTGGTAAACACTTCTTTTAGATATTTTGCCTGAGAACATAACTGATGATTAATCATGAATACACACTCATGGTTCATTGGGATATGAAGTTTGCTTGTATATGATACGAGATGTAGCAAATTAACTCAGTGCtcatactgatttttttttatcaatagtGCCCATAATGATTTAATAGAGATGCAAAAAAACTACTTTGTCAAGTATAATGTTATTAGACTTAGTTGTGTTGTTTCATGAAGCTTGTTAGCATTGGATTTTTAGCTATCCTGTGACTATATTAAAGTGTGTATTTATAGAATAGATGTTGGCCATAGAAAGTGATTGGATTACGACTGACCTTGGCGTTTTTGTTTGGGCAGCTAATGGAAAAAGTACTCCCTATAGCGCAGAAACAAAGGCCACCGTGTACACTCCGTAGGGCTCGCTCCTTGCAGTGGTAGATAAAATTTCCTAGTGGTGCAGTTGCAGGACAGTTAACTAAATTAATCACGTCAGTGGTGGGGAAGTGATAACAGGACCAAACTAATCATCATCTCTTAAATGATAGTTCTCAGCCTAACGGTTAGTCTCAATGGCGATCTTGGTTAATGATGTGAAGAGATAGATAGAAGGAATTGAGCCAGGAGGGGCCAAGGAAATTTGTTCTGTAAGAAACAACATTTACTTATTCTTAGGTAAAAGCAGAAATATGAAGTTGGATCAAGTGGAAAGAAATaagtgaaatatatttctgagatattttacaaatgtgattacagtctctatttatagactgttttacaacctaattaaagaaagaaataataggcaatgaaagccagaaataatgagtgtttaaagctgtacaaatcaaatcaaatcactaacaaatctgtcctaataaatataaaatagaatctgcacttaattataacataattctcctgattatgcaacactccccctcaagttggtgaatgtatatctatcattcccaacttgcaagtaagatcttcgaattgttttgcgggaagtcccttagtaaacatatctgccaattggagtcttgaagggatgtactcagtggctataagaccatcatccaacttttctttaataaagtgtcggtctatctctacgtgctttgttcgatcatgttgaaccggattgtgtgcaatactgatagcggacttattatcacatgccaaactcataggagcttcatattttatttttaggtcatcaagtatgatcttcatccataagagttcacacaccccttgagccatggctctaaattctgcctctgcacttgatcttgcaactacattttgcttcttgctcctccatgtcaccagatttccacccaagaacatgcagtagcctgtggtggatctcctatcaacaatcgatcctgcatagtcagcatcagtatatactttcatggataagttttccccctttttgaatagcaatccttttcctggagaggcttttaagtactgaataattttatctactgcttgcaagtgtctttctcttggatcatgcataaattgactaaccacactaactgcataggctatatctggcctagtgtgtgaaagataaatgagttttcccacaagtctttgatattgtgtcttctccacttttgggttttcctcatcattcccaatcctatgattttgctctattggcactccagtgggcttacaacccaacttaccaatctctttgagaagatcaaggatgtatttcctttgagaaataaagatgccctgtctcgagtaagcaacctctatcccaaggaagtacttcagcttcccaagatccttcatttcaaattgagcagctagtctctccctcaaattttgtttttcaatctcatcatcacctgtaataatcatatcatctacatagaccaaaagtagagtgagtttaccattctgagaatgttttataaacagagtatggtcaccttggctttgtcggtaccccaaagataccatagcttgagtaaaccttccaaaccaagcacgaggtgattgtttaagaccatatagggccttcttaagtctgcacgccttattcccttcattaacaataccatacccaggtggaatctccatgtatacttcttcctccaagcttccatgcaagaaggcatttttaacatcaaattgatgcattgcccaaccaaagtgtgccgccagggagagaataatcctgacggtattcatttttgccactggagcaaaagtctcctcataatcgatcccataggtttgagtgtacccttttgcaaccaaccttgctttataccgatccagtgtgccatcagacttatacttaactgtgtatatccacctacaacccactgctttcttatcttttggtctctctacaatctcccaagtctcattcctttctaacgcgctcatttcttcattcatggctcgaatccagttatcatcttttaaggcttcttgtaccaatgtagggattttgatagaatcaatagctgaaagaaaactctggtgctgcatagaaagtttttctgtagacacaaattgggatataggatatttggcacaagatcttttttcttttctcaaggcaataggtaaatcatttaggttaggttcaaaagcagtatttaaggtgtcctcaagagtctcactggtatgagttcttacctccggttcagacaattgaagttgctgttcgaccaggacgggttcttgttgccttcgctgatattgttttccaaaatatttgtcttcattattcttctctggtaatgatgttggtgcagggtctttgtcatccttcctaagaacgaaatcctgtaacaaaggaaaaggtggcaactcaaggtcctcagcttcttgaatactctccccctgaagctgagaactaggaaagaaagactctgtttcatggaaggtgacatctttggaaatataaactttacgactttgaggatgataacatttgtacccctttttgtagggggcataaccgatgaagacacatttgatggcacgaggatctaacttaccccgattaggactatgaacatggacaaaagcaggacaaccaaagacacgattctgaagactattcaacatgggaatagaaggatagaatgtggtcataacctgaataggagtaacaccctctagaacccgagagggtaatctattaatcaaataagtggcagtcaggactgcttccccccagtaagatctaggaacagatgtttggaaaagtaaagctcgagtaacctcaaggagatgacgatttttcctttcagcaaccccattttgttgaggagtgtccacacaggttaattcatgaacaactccattttcctcaaggaacttggaaaggttttggttcacatattctcttccattatcagaacgcaatctcttaattgaactttcaaattgtgtttgaatcattctgtaaaactttacaaacaagtgaaaaacttcagacttatctttcatgagaAATAACCAAGTAacccgagtacaatcatcaataaatgaaacaaaccattttgtacccgagatattaggaataggtgaaggtccccatacatctgaatgaataagatcaaaaggtttagaacttttattaccattgggaggaaaagttgtccgatggtgtttagcaaactgacaaacatcacaatgaaatgactcagcagacacttttgtaaataaaacaggaaataaggactttagggtactaaatggaggatgaccaagacgtctgtgttgaagccatatctgagaggatgaccaagattcacgaccttgctgaagattagaagtgtgtgcctgtagtctagcaccctttttactttcttcatgctgtaaataatataacccgccctgctctttagcaattccaatagtcttccccgtgacaagatcctgaaaaacacaatgggaagggaaaaataccactgtacaatttaaatcttgggtaatcttttgaatagacaagaggttattggatagtttgggaacatgaagcacattttttaaaggaaatgaaggttgaaggtgaatgttaccacgaccattaatgggggtagtggaaccattagcaatagtaatatatggcttaccggataaagtagtgtaggatgaaaaagaagaggaatgaggtgtcatatgatcagtagcaccagagtctataatccagatattttcagtactagaagcattaaaggataaaaaactagaactcttaccactcatagTAAAGGAACAATAGCTAGATGGCTTACTAAGGGAGTCCATGAGAGTTCAAAACCAACTGAGTTTTTCAGATTGGCAAAATTTGATCCTGTTCACACACACAGGAAAAAAAATCTGCCGGAAAAATTTTCCGGTGGCGGTTTCAGGCGGCCAGCGGCGGTTTCCGGCGAGCAGTGGCAGTTCCGGCGAGCGGTGCAGTTTCCGGCGAGCGACGGCAGTGGTGGTCGGTGGTGGTCAatggtgcaaggtggtggtggtggtcaatggagaaaggataaggaaaatagaaagttgcagcaatgaaggctgtccaacaaataattgcagcaatgaaggctgtcaaggaaaatgattacagcaatgaaggctaaaaaaaaatttgcggaagcagagtctcctagatcaggagctctgataccaagtggaaagaaataagtgaaatatatttctgagatattttacaaatgtgattacagtctctatttatagactgttttacaacctaattaaagaaagaaataataggcaatgaaagccagaaataatgagtgtttaaagctgtacaaatcaaatcaaatcactaacaaatctgtcctaataaatataaaatagaatctgcacttaattataacataattctcctgattatgcaacagaTCATGTAGTTTAGATACGAATTTGACATCCTGGTCTCTCTCCCCTATGAAGAATGCCAATGTGTAATAGTAGAGGGCAAAGGGGATTTGTAGACGAGTATATAACCTACCTAGTCATGTGCTCAGACAGATATTTATTTGGAGAAAAAGTATAAAGAAATTGTTTATGCGATCTGTAATAGCGTTTCTCTTGAAAATTCTTCTGTGCATGTGAAAAGATAATCTCTGATGTCTGGAGATGCGTGGGTGTTTCAGTCTTAACTTACGAACCTGGTCCTGTTGTAAAATACCAACAAGCGCAGTTCTTGATGCGgataatttattgattttattgtATCATACTGtaaattgttttgttttatccGTAGGCCTCTTCTAGAAGACCGAGGATAATTATA encodes the following:
- the LOC137830331 gene encoding G-box-binding factor 4-like isoform X3, with protein sequence MASSKLMASSHSRKSESSSPSPTPQFTTTNFIPISDAAVTAAPKTVDDVWREIVAGDRRECKEEAPDDEMMTLEDFLAKAGAVNDDDNEEVDCDIKMPMPLTERLGSGVFAFDPLLAATPFQDGVEGSVIGFGNGLEVVEGGRGKRARPVLEQLDKAAQQRQRRMIKNRESAARSRERKQAYQVELESLAVKLEEENDKLLKEKLMEKVLPIAQKQRPPCTLRRARSLQW
- the LOC137830331 gene encoding G-box-binding factor 4-like isoform X1; this encodes MASSKLMASSHSRKSESSSPSPTPQFTTTNFIPISDAAVTAAPKTVDDVWREIVAGDRRECKEEAPDDEMMTLEDFLAKAGAVNDDDNEEVDCDIKMPMPLTERLGSGVFAFDPLLAATPFQDGVEGSVIGFGNGLEVVEGGRGKRARPVLEQLDKAAQQRQRRMIKNRESAARSRERKQAYQVELESLAVKLEEENDKLLKEKAERKKERYKQLMEKVLPIAQKQRPPCTLRRARSLQW
- the LOC137830331 gene encoding G-box-binding factor 4-like isoform X2, with product MASSKLMASSHSRKSESSSPSPTPQFTTTNFIPISDAAVTAAPKTVDDVWREIVAGDRRECKEEAPDDEMMTLEDFLAKAGAVNDDDNEEVDCDIKMPMPLTERLGSGVFAFDPLLAATPFQDGVEGSVIGFGNGLEVVEGGRGKRARPVLEQLDKAAQQRQRRMIKNRESAARSRERKQAYQVELESLAVKLEEENDKLLKEKVIFFSCLIINGFTVLFSISHSVTPEAILA